The Carassius auratus strain Wakin unplaced genomic scaffold, ASM336829v1 scaf_tig00216059, whole genome shotgun sequence genome has a segment encoding these proteins:
- the LOC113096975 gene encoding gastrula zinc finger protein XlCGF57.1-like isoform X1, with protein MLEHLISSEEKTSIKSPEELKSVKSEFIKEDSEKMRDQEASTLRIKHTEDTEQTELIEENQESEELSEVEEKNHVKTREKLLSCSQTKQKDLKKRRAKKSFTCTQCPKSFTSKSNLDIHMRVHTRERPYTCDQCGKSFTQSATLKGHMNIHTGEKPYTCDQCGKCFTQSATLKSHMNSHTREKLYSCDQCGKCFTQSSNLKKHMNIHTGEKPYTCDQCGKCFTQSAHLKKHMNIHTGEKLYTCDQCGKSFTQSAHLKGHMNIHTGEKPYTCDQCGKSFTQSAHLNGHMNIHTGEKPYTCDQCGKCFTQSATLKSHMNSHTREKLYSCDQCGQTFLRASVLKQHLRVHTQEKPYSCDLCGKSFTLLQSLKQHQKLHTGVREYMCFECEKTFITATSLKQHEITHTGEKPYKCSHCDKRFSRSGNLKTHERIHTGEKPYKCSHCDKRFTHAVSLKIHERIHTGEKPYHCTACGKCFSRLFSLHSHTKTIHSSIRGVTPVGDVGVLTPTLFPVVRIVVQMQLRCRMEAVVVAESGAAVAFL; from the exons ATGCTGGAACATCTCATCAGTTCAGAAGAGAAGACGAGCATCAAATCACCAGAAGAGCTGAAATCTGTAAAGtctgagtttattaaagaggacagCGAGAAGATGAGAGATCAAGAAGCCTCAACCCTcagaatcaaacacactgaagatactgaacaaacag aGCTGATTGAAGAGAACCAGGAGAGTGAAGAATTGagtgaagttgaggagaaaaatcatgtcaaaaccAGAGAAAAACTTCTgagttgctctcaaaccaaacagaaagatttaaagaaaagaagagccaagaaatctttcacctgcactcagtgtccAAAGAGTTTCACAAGCAAATCTAATCTTGAtattcacatgagagttcacactagagagagaccatacacatgtgatcagtgcggcaagagtttcacacaatcagCAACACTTAAGggtcacatgaacatccacactggagagaaaccgtacacgtGTGATCAATGTGGGAAGTGTTTCACACAATCAGCAACACTTAAGAGTCACATGAACAGCCACACAAGAGAGAAACTGTactcatgtgatcagtgtgggaagtgtttcacacaatcatcaaaccttaagaaacacatgaacatccacactggagagaaaccgtacacttgtgatcagtgtgggaagtgTTTCACACAATCAGCACACCTTAAGAAACACATGAACatccatactggagagaaactgtacacgtgtgatcagtgtgggaagagtttcacacaatcagCACACCTTAAGggtcacatgaacatccacactggagagaaaccgtacacttgtgatcagtgcgggaagagtttcacacaatcagCACACCTTAATggtcacatgaacatccacactggagagaaaccgtacacgtGTGATCAATGTGGGAAGTGTTTCACACAATCAGCAACACTTAAGAGTCACATGAACAGCCACACAAGAGAGAAACTGTactcatgtgatcagtgcgggcaAACATTTTTGAGGGCTTCAGTCCTAAAGCAGCACCTGAGAGTTCATACACAGGAGAAGCCATATTCGTGtgatttgtgtggaaagagttttacattgctacaaagtttgaaacaacatcagaaacttcatactggtgtgagagagtacatgtgctttgagtgtgaaaagacttttattaCAGCGACCAGTTTAAAACAGCATGAGATTactcacactggagaaaaaccttacaagtgttcacactgtgacaagagattcagtcggtcaggaaacctgaaaacacatgagaggatccacactggagaaaaaccttacaagtgttcacactgtgacaagagattcactcATGCAGTAAGTCTGAAAAtacacgagaggatccacactggagagaaaccgtatcactgcactgcaTGTGGGAAGTGTTTCAGTCGTTTATTTTCTCTACACAGTCATACAAAAACCATTCACA
- the LOC113096975 gene encoding zinc finger protein 501-like isoform X4: MLEHLISSEEKTSIKSPEELKSVKSEFIKEDSEKMRDQEASTLRIKHTEDTEQTELIEENQESEELSEVEEKNHVKTREKLLSCSQTKQKDLKKRRAKKSFTCTQCPKSFTSKSNLDIHMRVHTRERPYTCDQCGKSFTQSATLKGHMNIHTGEKPYTCDQCGKCFTQSATLKSHMNSHTREKLYSCDQCGKCFTQSSNLKKHMNIHTGEKPYTCDQCGKCFTQSAHLKKHMNIHTGEKLYTCDQCGKSFTQSAHLKGHMNIHTGEKPYTCDQCGKSFTQSAHLNGHMNIHTGEKPYTCDQCGKCFTQSATLKSHMNSHTREKLYSCDQCGQTFLRASVLKQHLRVHTQEKPYSCDLCGKSFTLLQSLKQHQKLHTGVREYMCFECEKTFITATSLKQHEITHTGEKPYKCSHCDKRFSRSGNLKTHERIHTGEKPYKCSHCDKRFTHAVSLKIHERIHTGEKPYHCTACGKCFSRLFSLHSHTKTIHMTWTSWGRSLPGWVKGVAKG; this comes from the exons ATGCTGGAACATCTCATCAGTTCAGAAGAGAAGACGAGCATCAAATCACCAGAAGAGCTGAAATCTGTAAAGtctgagtttattaaagaggacagCGAGAAGATGAGAGATCAAGAAGCCTCAACCCTcagaatcaaacacactgaagatactgaacaaacag aGCTGATTGAAGAGAACCAGGAGAGTGAAGAATTGagtgaagttgaggagaaaaatcatgtcaaaaccAGAGAAAAACTTCTgagttgctctcaaaccaaacagaaagatttaaagaaaagaagagccaagaaatctttcacctgcactcagtgtccAAAGAGTTTCACAAGCAAATCTAATCTTGAtattcacatgagagttcacactagagagagaccatacacatgtgatcagtgcggcaagagtttcacacaatcagCAACACTTAAGggtcacatgaacatccacactggagagaaaccgtacacgtGTGATCAATGTGGGAAGTGTTTCACACAATCAGCAACACTTAAGAGTCACATGAACAGCCACACAAGAGAGAAACTGTactcatgtgatcagtgtgggaagtgtttcacacaatcatcaaaccttaagaaacacatgaacatccacactggagagaaaccgtacacttgtgatcagtgtgggaagtgTTTCACACAATCAGCACACCTTAAGAAACACATGAACatccatactggagagaaactgtacacgtgtgatcagtgtgggaagagtttcacacaatcagCACACCTTAAGggtcacatgaacatccacactggagagaaaccgtacacttgtgatcagtgcgggaagagtttcacacaatcagCACACCTTAATggtcacatgaacatccacactggagagaaaccgtacacgtGTGATCAATGTGGGAAGTGTTTCACACAATCAGCAACACTTAAGAGTCACATGAACAGCCACACAAGAGAGAAACTGTactcatgtgatcagtgcgggcaAACATTTTTGAGGGCTTCAGTCCTAAAGCAGCACCTGAGAGTTCATACACAGGAGAAGCCATATTCGTGtgatttgtgtggaaagagttttacattgctacaaagtttgaaacaacatcagaaacttcatactggtgtgagagagtacatgtgctttgagtgtgaaaagacttttattaCAGCGACCAGTTTAAAACAGCATGAGATTactcacactggagaaaaaccttacaagtgttcacactgtgacaagagattcagtcggtcaggaaacctgaaaacacatgagaggatccacactggagaaaaaccttacaagtgttcacactgtgacaagagattcactcATGCAGTAAGTCTGAAAAtacacgagaggatccacactggagagaaaccgtatcactgcactgcaTGTGGGAAGTGTTTCAGTCGTTTATTTTCTCTACACAGTCATACAAAAACCATTCACA
- the LOC113096975 gene encoding zinc finger protein 501-like isoform X2, with protein sequence MLEHLISSEEKTSIKSPEELKSVKSEFIKEDSEKMRDQEASTLRIKHTEDTEQTELIEENQESEELSEVEEKNHVKTREKLLSCSQTKQKDLKKRRAKKSFTCTQCPKSFTSKSNLDIHMRVHTRERPYTCDQCGKSFTQSATLKGHMNIHTGEKPYTCDQCGKCFTQSATLKSHMNSHTREKLYSCDQCGKCFTQSSNLKKHMNIHTGEKPYTCDQCGKCFTQSAHLKKHMNIHTGEKLYTCDQCGKSFTQSAHLKGHMNIHTGEKPYTCDQCGKSFTQSAHLNGHMNIHTGEKPYTCDQCGKCFTQSATLKSHMNSHTREKLYSCDQCGQTFLRASVLKQHLRVHTQEKPYSCDLCGKSFTLLQSLKQHQKLHTGVREYMCFECEKTFITATSLKQHEITHTGEKPYKCSHCDKRFSRSGNLKTHERIHTGEKPYKCSHCDKRFTHAVSLKIHERIHTGEKPYHCTACGKCFSRLFSLHSHTKTIHIGSWQSSVRTRSSPSPTALSFGKISAQSGASHPWGMWVF encoded by the exons ATGCTGGAACATCTCATCAGTTCAGAAGAGAAGACGAGCATCAAATCACCAGAAGAGCTGAAATCTGTAAAGtctgagtttattaaagaggacagCGAGAAGATGAGAGATCAAGAAGCCTCAACCCTcagaatcaaacacactgaagatactgaacaaacag aGCTGATTGAAGAGAACCAGGAGAGTGAAGAATTGagtgaagttgaggagaaaaatcatgtcaaaaccAGAGAAAAACTTCTgagttgctctcaaaccaaacagaaagatttaaagaaaagaagagccaagaaatctttcacctgcactcagtgtccAAAGAGTTTCACAAGCAAATCTAATCTTGAtattcacatgagagttcacactagagagagaccatacacatgtgatcagtgcggcaagagtttcacacaatcagCAACACTTAAGggtcacatgaacatccacactggagagaaaccgtacacgtGTGATCAATGTGGGAAGTGTTTCACACAATCAGCAACACTTAAGAGTCACATGAACAGCCACACAAGAGAGAAACTGTactcatgtgatcagtgtgggaagtgtttcacacaatcatcaaaccttaagaaacacatgaacatccacactggagagaaaccgtacacttgtgatcagtgtgggaagtgTTTCACACAATCAGCACACCTTAAGAAACACATGAACatccatactggagagaaactgtacacgtgtgatcagtgtgggaagagtttcacacaatcagCACACCTTAAGggtcacatgaacatccacactggagagaaaccgtacacttgtgatcagtgcgggaagagtttcacacaatcagCACACCTTAATggtcacatgaacatccacactggagagaaaccgtacacgtGTGATCAATGTGGGAAGTGTTTCACACAATCAGCAACACTTAAGAGTCACATGAACAGCCACACAAGAGAGAAACTGTactcatgtgatcagtgcgggcaAACATTTTTGAGGGCTTCAGTCCTAAAGCAGCACCTGAGAGTTCATACACAGGAGAAGCCATATTCGTGtgatttgtgtggaaagagttttacattgctacaaagtttgaaacaacatcagaaacttcatactggtgtgagagagtacatgtgctttgagtgtgaaaagacttttattaCAGCGACCAGTTTAAAACAGCATGAGATTactcacactggagaaaaaccttacaagtgttcacactgtgacaagagattcagtcggtcaggaaacctgaaaacacatgagaggatccacactggagaaaaaccttacaagtgttcacactgtgacaagagattcactcATGCAGTAAGTCTGAAAAtacacgagaggatccacactggagagaaaccgtatcactgcactgcaTGTGGGAAGTGTTTCAGTCGTTTATTTTCTCTACACAGTCATACAAAAACCATTCACA
- the LOC113096975 gene encoding zinc finger protein 501-like isoform X3 has product MLEHLISSEEKTSIKSPEELKSVKSEFIKEDSEKMRDQEASTLRIKHTEDTEQTELIEENQESEELSEVEEKNHVKTREKLLSCSQTKQKDLKKRRAKKSFTCTQCPKSFTSKSNLDIHMRVHTRERPYTCDQCGKSFTQSATLKGHMNIHTGEKPYTCDQCGKCFTQSATLKSHMNSHTREKLYSCDQCGKCFTQSSNLKKHMNIHTGEKPYTCDQCGKCFTQSAHLKKHMNIHTGEKLYTCDQCGKSFTQSAHLKGHMNIHTGEKPYTCDQCGKSFTQSAHLNGHMNIHTGEKPYTCDQCGKCFTQSATLKSHMNSHTREKLYSCDQCGQTFLRASVLKQHLRVHTQEKPYSCDLCGKSFTLLQSLKQHQKLHTGVREYMCFECEKTFITATSLKQHEITHTGEKPYKCSHCDKRFSRSGNLKTHERIHTGEKPYKCSHCDKRFTHAVSLKIHERIHTGEKPYHCTACGKCFSRLFSLHSHTKTIHRSALIPYFFVLSDLDQLGAVPSWLGKRSG; this is encoded by the exons ATGCTGGAACATCTCATCAGTTCAGAAGAGAAGACGAGCATCAAATCACCAGAAGAGCTGAAATCTGTAAAGtctgagtttattaaagaggacagCGAGAAGATGAGAGATCAAGAAGCCTCAACCCTcagaatcaaacacactgaagatactgaacaaacag aGCTGATTGAAGAGAACCAGGAGAGTGAAGAATTGagtgaagttgaggagaaaaatcatgtcaaaaccAGAGAAAAACTTCTgagttgctctcaaaccaaacagaaagatttaaagaaaagaagagccaagaaatctttcacctgcactcagtgtccAAAGAGTTTCACAAGCAAATCTAATCTTGAtattcacatgagagttcacactagagagagaccatacacatgtgatcagtgcggcaagagtttcacacaatcagCAACACTTAAGggtcacatgaacatccacactggagagaaaccgtacacgtGTGATCAATGTGGGAAGTGTTTCACACAATCAGCAACACTTAAGAGTCACATGAACAGCCACACAAGAGAGAAACTGTactcatgtgatcagtgtgggaagtgtttcacacaatcatcaaaccttaagaaacacatgaacatccacactggagagaaaccgtacacttgtgatcagtgtgggaagtgTTTCACACAATCAGCACACCTTAAGAAACACATGAACatccatactggagagaaactgtacacgtgtgatcagtgtgggaagagtttcacacaatcagCACACCTTAAGggtcacatgaacatccacactggagagaaaccgtacacttgtgatcagtgcgggaagagtttcacacaatcagCACACCTTAATggtcacatgaacatccacactggagagaaaccgtacacgtGTGATCAATGTGGGAAGTGTTTCACACAATCAGCAACACTTAAGAGTCACATGAACAGCCACACAAGAGAGAAACTGTactcatgtgatcagtgcgggcaAACATTTTTGAGGGCTTCAGTCCTAAAGCAGCACCTGAGAGTTCATACACAGGAGAAGCCATATTCGTGtgatttgtgtggaaagagttttacattgctacaaagtttgaaacaacatcagaaacttcatactggtgtgagagagtacatgtgctttgagtgtgaaaagacttttattaCAGCGACCAGTTTAAAACAGCATGAGATTactcacactggagaaaaaccttacaagtgttcacactgtgacaagagattcagtcggtcaggaaacctgaaaacacatgagaggatccacactggagaaaaaccttacaagtgttcacactgtgacaagagattcactcATGCAGTAAGTCTGAAAAtacacgagaggatccacactggagagaaaccgtatcactgcactgcaTGTGGGAAGTGTTTCAGTCGTTTATTTTCTCTACACAGTCATACAAAAACCATTCACA
- the LOC113096975 gene encoding zinc finger protein 501-like isoform X5 has protein sequence MLEHLISSEEKTSIKSPEELKSVKSEFIKEDSEKMRDQEASTLRIKHTEDTEQTELIEENQESEELSEVEEKNHVKTREKLLSCSQTKQKDLKKRRAKKSFTCTQCPKSFTSKSNLDIHMRVHTRERPYTCDQCGKSFTQSATLKGHMNIHTGEKPYTCDQCGKCFTQSATLKSHMNSHTREKLYSCDQCGKCFTQSSNLKKHMNIHTGEKPYTCDQCGKCFTQSAHLKKHMNIHTGEKLYTCDQCGKSFTQSAHLKGHMNIHTGEKPYTCDQCGKSFTQSAHLNGHMNIHTGEKPYTCDQCGKCFTQSATLKSHMNSHTREKLYSCDQCGQTFLRASVLKQHLRVHTQEKPYSCDLCGKSFTLLQSLKQHQKLHTGVREYMCFECEKTFITATSLKQHEITHTGEKPYKCSHCDKRFSRSGNLKTHERIHTGEKPYKCSHCDKRFTHAVSLKIHERIHTGEKPYHCTACGKCFSRLFSLHSHTKTIHSGKDCRADAAAL, from the exons ATGCTGGAACATCTCATCAGTTCAGAAGAGAAGACGAGCATCAAATCACCAGAAGAGCTGAAATCTGTAAAGtctgagtttattaaagaggacagCGAGAAGATGAGAGATCAAGAAGCCTCAACCCTcagaatcaaacacactgaagatactgaacaaacag aGCTGATTGAAGAGAACCAGGAGAGTGAAGAATTGagtgaagttgaggagaaaaatcatgtcaaaaccAGAGAAAAACTTCTgagttgctctcaaaccaaacagaaagatttaaagaaaagaagagccaagaaatctttcacctgcactcagtgtccAAAGAGTTTCACAAGCAAATCTAATCTTGAtattcacatgagagttcacactagagagagaccatacacatgtgatcagtgcggcaagagtttcacacaatcagCAACACTTAAGggtcacatgaacatccacactggagagaaaccgtacacgtGTGATCAATGTGGGAAGTGTTTCACACAATCAGCAACACTTAAGAGTCACATGAACAGCCACACAAGAGAGAAACTGTactcatgtgatcagtgtgggaagtgtttcacacaatcatcaaaccttaagaaacacatgaacatccacactggagagaaaccgtacacttgtgatcagtgtgggaagtgTTTCACACAATCAGCACACCTTAAGAAACACATGAACatccatactggagagaaactgtacacgtgtgatcagtgtgggaagagtttcacacaatcagCACACCTTAAGggtcacatgaacatccacactggagagaaaccgtacacttgtgatcagtgcgggaagagtttcacacaatcagCACACCTTAATggtcacatgaacatccacactggagagaaaccgtacacgtGTGATCAATGTGGGAAGTGTTTCACACAATCAGCAACACTTAAGAGTCACATGAACAGCCACACAAGAGAGAAACTGTactcatgtgatcagtgcgggcaAACATTTTTGAGGGCTTCAGTCCTAAAGCAGCACCTGAGAGTTCATACACAGGAGAAGCCATATTCGTGtgatttgtgtggaaagagttttacattgctacaaagtttgaaacaacatcagaaacttcatactggtgtgagagagtacatgtgctttgagtgtgaaaagacttttattaCAGCGACCAGTTTAAAACAGCATGAGATTactcacactggagaaaaaccttacaagtgttcacactgtgacaagagattcagtcggtcaggaaacctgaaaacacatgagaggatccacactggagaaaaaccttacaagtgttcacactgtgacaagagattcactcATGCAGTAAGTCTGAAAAtacacgagaggatccacactggagagaaaccgtatcactgcactgcaTGTGGGAAGTGTTTCAGTCGTTTATTTTCTCTACACAGTCATACAAAAACCATTCACA